A segment of the Lolium rigidum isolate FL_2022 unplaced genomic scaffold, APGP_CSIRO_Lrig_0.1 contig_67382_1, whole genome shotgun sequence genome:
atcttgaaaaacccttcacgaatagggctatcacgtacggagttctatggcttttaggggaaatgagtaggaaacggcccgtttcaccacatagtttgtcggagcgaggccatatttggcacgtgcgtgggccttaggatgggaagcaaggccccggtcgcggatttccaatccgaaccacgggcgacggtttttccattttcggggtgccggaagggcttttttttttgtgaaggagctacatggtgcgcattttattaTTGCGCGACACCTCCgctcagcggtaggatacctcctacacaCCACCTACCACATGCAATATGCGCGcgatagccatctgggaatccctcccgcttcctgcggtgtcccgccaaaTCCGCGAGaagcgaccggatttgaactggggccacactttccttcgctcaataaatggagggaaaattgtttttaggtctaggacgcgtcattttatgtgctaaatgttttccgtttcgcgcgttggcggacgggtgcacccgcgcgcccggtacggccataccgcatgtcccggcggccccgttttgcaaagttggcaaagtaaaccgagccaaaaagtcgagcggagccgcgtggcgttattttatgtgtcctattaACCACTTGCAAaatacggaattgggatacggcaattatcttgaaaaacccttcacgaatagggctatcacgtacggagttctatggcttttaggggaaatgagtaggaaacggcccgtttcaccacatagtttgtcggaacgaggccatatttggcacgtgcgtgggccttaggatgggaagcaagtccccggtcgcggatttccaatccgaaccacgggcgatggtttttccattttcggggtgtcagaagggctttttttgtgaagtagctacatggtgcgcattttattattgcgcgagacctccgcgcagcggtaggatacctcctacacaCCACCTACCACATGCAATACACTAGGGCAGGATGGTCTACTGCCTAGAGGACGAGGCCGGAGGACCACGAGTGAGGAGGTTTCACTTTCCCAGCGACGAGGAGGGGGCTTACCCCCTAGAGGACGAGGCCGGGGCCAAGAGCGTACACTAGGGCAGCGGACTCCGACGCCCTCCCTTAGTGATGTACCCTCCGCTACTGGCACCGAGACTTCCGAGGGGGAGGAGGGAGCGAGAGGAGCCTCCCCAGAGGATGAGGAGATAGAGGAGGATAGTGAGGTGCAGCAGGAGGagattgatgaggaggaggaggcgcaggcggaggacgaggacgaggaggagctcgagccaCAGGGGAGCTCGAAGTCGATCTGGACTCGGGGAATAGCGGGTCTCCCAAAAGTACCAGCTAATGATGATGAGAAAACCCTCATTAAGCCGAATAACAAAGAGTAAGTGGTCATTTGAACAAATATtggtaatactaatatagcacaTACTAATATTCTGACTCTTGTGCAGCAATTGGTCATTTGTTGGTACACGGGGCCGCCTTCCAAATGGTGTGCTTGGAGTCTTGCTGAAGAAGTATTGGCCGGGGCTCTACAGGTTGAAGCCGCTAGATGAAACATGCCGGGACAAGAAGCTAGCCCTTAAATGGGAGGACTATGAAGCTGCTCATGACGAGAGCTTCGGGACCTGTGCGAATGCTGTGATCACCAATTTTTGGGTAAGAAATTTTCGAAAAGTACACAAGTCACCATGTTTGATGCAGAAATCACTTGTTTACATTGTATAGAAAAGTAGTAAAAACAGTACTGTATAACTTTATTGGCAGCTTGTATCATGTCTtcctagaaaattttaaaaaataacaaGTGAATTTGCTAATGGCAGAAAACATGTCTTTCTCCACATAGCAAATTAGACAATATAGTGTGTGATCCATTTCACCACTGCTATATGCCTGTTCACAGTTCGTAAATTGTTATTCAAGATTCAAGAAAAcgccacaaccacaaacttgaacAGTTTCTGTTCTTCCAGGATAAACGGAAGCATTTCACAATTCACATAGTAGTCAGCACTAACGATCAGTAACATTTATCACTAAAGCATGAGGAAACTAAAATACTACATTGCCCTGAATCCAAGGTGAACACTGCCCAGTTGCTAACATGGCAGATAAATAGCTCAGTAGATAAAAAAGTTCCAACGGTTCATCACCACTAAGATTCAGTGGTTCAGCTCGTCACCAAAATCTCCGAGATTAGCTTCACATTGCCCCAGAAGTAGTGTGTGCAACAGATCAACAGCTAGAAACCACAACTAATACAGGAAGCACAACTGGTTTAGCATTATCACCATTTAATTCTTATCACCTTTTCCCTCTTTTGCAACATATTTCAGAACAGAAATAGTAGCTGACCACGTGCAATAGTTTGTTGAGTTTTTCATAGTTCTCCATCAACGCACCGTTTATTGCATGATTGTAGGTCTTTTATAAAGTGCCGACGGAGGATAGTACCAAGGCGGGCCAGGTCTTGGTGAATGCCGCGAGGAAGATGGTACGCCAGCAGCGGTACGATGCGCGCATTGTGGCCATCTCGCACTTCTACGCCGAACAAGGCAAAAGGGTCCTCAAGAAAGAAATTGTTGCAAAAGGTCTTACATTGTCGAAGGAGGAGTTCATGGGCGTAAGTAAATTGTCTCTTATTCTCTGTTGGTGCTAGTTGCATTACATGTTCTTGAAATGAGATGCTTCCATTCTTTAGATTGCTCCCAAATGGGTCGATGGACGAGACGATGGATGGGCGGCGTTGGTGGACTTGTGGGTCGGGGAAGATGCGGAGTTCATGGCCCAAAGCATGAAAAATAGGGAGAATCGTGGCAAGGATGGAACGCACAATGCAGGAAACCGGTCCCATGATCGCTACAAGGCGCACCAGGTAATTCTTTCTGACATCCATCCTTCCTGTTGGACATGTTCATGTAAATTGAAGATGATTCTTCGTAGTATAGTGCTGTATTCAGTTATTATCACTATATTTCTATCAGGACTAGCAAAAACGATCGAACTTAAATGTGCACAGACAGCGCTCAATAATTCAGTAAGTACATGTTCCGCATTCAGCTACAACAATCCAAATACTTCAGCTGTGACCACACCCTGTTGACGGTTGGAAGGCTCAGAAAAATTAAAGATGGTTCTCCATATGGCACACATGTACTCCGTATTCATTTGGTTCTGCTCTCCATCTGGAGTGTATAGTAATAAAAACAATCGAACTAAATGTGCACAGACAGCCCTCATGATTCAGTAAGTGCATGCACAACTAGTAGTAGAACAATCCAAATGCCAACATCTTGTTTTGTAGTTCTTCAGTTGGAAGCATCCGACCTGGTTCTATGTTGGTTTTCTTCAGTAATTTGTTTCCTACACTGTCATACCTGAATCCTGTATACATTTGTCTGGCGTTTCAGGAGCAAGTTCATGGGAAGCCGCTTACTATGTTAGGAGCCTGGAAGATGTCGCATAAGAAGACGAAGGTCGACAAACCTGGAGAGGAGCAATACTATGGTAAGTCTGGCACATACTTGCAAAATTACGCGACGGCGTTCAAAAAACTGCATGGGGAGGATTCTCATCCCCTTGAGGAGGAGGTCGACGAGACGGTGGTGATCGTGTCAGGGCTCGGCAAGCGGCATGGCCGCCATCAGATTCTTGATGGGGTGATCGCGCCTACCACCACACTCACACAAGTTCGAGCTTCTAGCATGAGCAGCAGTCAGTTGATCCCACCTCGTCCACGGCACGGTGGATCTAGGCGGGCCTTCGATGTAAGTTCTTCCTAATTTTCATCATTTTTCTAACTTTTCGTTCATGCACCGCTagttggttatattgttgagattCATTATGTCAAATTCTAGACTTCTCTGGACGAGGCATACGATAGGCTCTATGAGAGTTATGAGGAGAAGCTTGAGGAGTACGTGAAGTCGGTTGAAGCCCACGATGCGTACCAGGCCAGCCATAATGCGGTTAGTTCTTTCTCTCATTCTATCCAAGAGAAGTTCCACGTTCACTGGTTTCAACTATGCGTACCAGGCCAGCCATAATGCGGTTAGttctttctcataacttgcaggcggTGATGGCGTATATTACTACTGGAGTTCAGCCAACTATGGGATCTCCGCCACCACCAAAACCACCGCTACCAAGGATCCCAACGAGAGAAGAATTCCTCGCCTCGGTCACCTCAGGAATTCCGGTAAGTCCTTTGCAAGATGACTCAATCACTAGTTCTAGTTTTGTTGCACACAGAGAGATTTATAATTTCTATCTATTGCTCTAACATATAGGGATCAGCTCAGTCAAGCACTGATATTGGTCGTGCTTCTGCCTCGCCCTCACCCTCGCCCAGCCAGTCGCGGCCTATCACTCCGATTCATACCGGAAGTAGTCGTGGTCCTAGTGCTTCTGCTGAGCCTGCTGACTTGCCGTTTCAGGTTAGTTCCATGCGAACTTGAGCATCGAAGCTATACTCGGACAATTTGCCTTGCAAAATTTCGAACTTGAACAATTGCCAATGCTAAATGGTTCTTTTTCTTTATTATGTAGTGATGATGCTCTAGGAGGCAGACCTTGACAAGTGCGGGAACTCGAAGTCCGTTGTTTGTGATTGTTGAACTTGTAGTGTCTTGCTTGTGTCCTGTGACATGTATCATGAAGAACATATATATGTGAATTTGTCGTGCTTGTGTCATTATGTATACATGTGAACTCGTTGTGTTTGGGCCATTTGACATGAGGACTATATGTGCACATGCATTGGTGGCTGTTAATCATCTGTTGCACTTTATGTGAGATTGTCTATCTGTTATGTGTAATTTTTTGTTTATGTACTGATATATAATATATATGCTCATTTGTGCCTGGAAAGAAAACTAGAAAAACCAGGCAAATTAAAAAATAAACCAGACCATaggtgccgacggcctggccgtcggcgtagctatGGCGACGTGCTCCCAGGTCTGGACACGTggatctgtgccgacggccgcaccGTCGGCGTAGTTACGAACATGCTCCAGGGAGCCGGGCCTGGAGGTATGCCGACGGCCGGGCCGTCGGCGTATCTCGACAGTCGTCGAGCATGCTGGTGACGCCACGTGCAACAGAGGAGCCGACggtctggccgtcggcgtatcacCGACGCCGTCAGACGGCCGTCTCCGTGGAAATACGTTGCCGACGGTTGAGCTGGGCATACGGCCGAAGAAAAACCGTCGGCATGGAGTAGACGCCGACGGTTGGAGATGCGCCGACGGCCAGATCCGCTACGCCGACCGGAGATACGCCGACggctctacgccgacggccaccgtcggcacaacagTACGCCGACGGCTTGTCCATGTACGCCGACGgctggtggccgtcggcatataaCCGTTTTCCTGTAGTGCTTGGGGCTCGATCCTAGAGGCTCGAATCCAAGAAGATTTGACTCTGAAAAGCTCCCTTGTCTTTCGATGCACATAGCGGCTTCTATAGAGATTACAATGAGTCACCATTAGGCTAACCCTCCAACTCTCTCCAGTTCAAGTAAACGAATTAGTTGTTCAAAAAACGGCATGTCTTTGGTCTTTTACTCTATTTAGTTGAACTAAGAAGGGTTCAAAGGAGTATCCTAGTTGTGACCTGCATCTCTAAGcttctactacctccgtttcaaaaaaaacaaGGCGTATACGTATTTTAAgataaactttgaccataaaaatcgaGCAACAAAAAtcttttgattatattatatatacATAGTACCGgcagattcgtattgaaaaacactttccaatgatgctattttcataaaaaaaaaatatatttaaagtaatttttaataataaaaagtACGAAAAACGAGAACGCTTTATTTTTTGAAACGGGTACTACAACCATTACTGATATGCAAGAtattcaaaaggaaaaaaaaagaaatggcATATCATGTCAGCTAGCTGAATGTTAACTGAACAATATGGGACTGCTAGAATTCTACTTGTAATGTCTTCCTCAATTAATGGATATATTTGTTCCAAATAATCCCACTTGCCTTTCGGTGGATGCAACATTTAAATCTTGGGACGCAAGACGGCAGGAGCTCTCAATAAAACATGTGATAGGCATCGTACCTGCTGGCTGGAGCATAtacctttttttttcgagagcacgcgaaaaacgtgccttatctttatagaaaaGAAAGAGAGTGTCAAAATACAAGAACAGTACCATGGCGCTGTGAACACACACACACGTCACCCGCCCTCCGGctaggcctactctctcgctatatctagcctccctcctctcttggcGCTCTCCCAAAGGTGGAAGTCATCTCTGATCTTGACCGCTATTTGGTCCACCGACTTCTGCTCCCTCTCATTTCCGAAAGCCCTAGCGTTTCGCTGCTTCCATAGCGTCCATGTCGTACTGATGACCAAGGAGTCGAAGCGCTTCCTATCAATCCTCCTCACTCGCTTGcgggcctccgtccaccatctATGTAGATTGCCTGAGGCTCCAGGGTCGGCGATCTACAGCTCGGTGCTTTGCAGCACCCTGCACCAAACCTGTCTCGCATAGGGGCAAAGGGTAAGGATGTGATCAACGATGTcctcatcttgtaggcatgtGTAACATGCATCCGGATGCTCCTACAGCCCGTGCCTCGCTCTCATGTCAGACTATTTATTATGCACTTGTTGTGATCTTAAACTAGCTATGGTAAAATATCTTAGGTCTATATCATGCTCCCTTCGTCCGGAAAATGATCTCTCAATTTTGTGTAGATTCAAATCTAttcgtatctagataaaattaagACATCTTTTTCCGGGCCAAGGGGTAGATGTATTGCAGTGGTTAAAAATTTCTTCCTCGCTACATGGTGTGTCTTGCCAGCATTTGGAGGATCGCATGATCAACAGTGGGAGTGGGTACAAAGAGACAATCCTTTTCTGTTGAAAAGCTTACTGAAATCTAGGGTCACTCTCATAAATCAGGTGGGCCAAAAGGTGTGGCACTAATCCGAACGAAAATGACATTGCATTTTTGTGAAGTCTGGATCAATGAAGCATCTCGATTATTTGGTAGCTACTCAGGTAAATGAAATTAACAGTGGTAAAGTCGATTGTCATATTGTGCATTTTCGCAAGTGGTGCGTTCTGCTGATGAGGCATGACAAGGACTTGAACGGCCACCAGTGGCTACACAACATTGGATACTGACAGCCAGCAAATATTTGTTCCGAAAAAGAAGCTGAAATACCGCGCAAAAAGCTGATATGGAGTTTGTCCGGAGTGCGTGAGGCAATATTCTTTTTTGAACGACATGAGACAATGCTGAAACAAGTATATACTTGATCTGTTTGTCTAGAAATACACGAGACAATCAAATCCTAAAATTCATACACTACAACAGAACGGCCTCCCAGCACACACAGAAGGCCCTGTTCCTATGCGGTGCAAAATATCGCTGACGATCCTTTCATTTGTCCGCAGTACAGGCAGGGTTCTTGCGTAGTTGCGATCACGGCTAGAGAAAGGGACAAAACAAAAGCATAGCACACGGCCAGAGAAAAGGACATCGTAGCAGCATAGTTGCGATGACTCAGTACACCATTGTATGTTGTAACGCATAAGTTGTTGTCGGGATGAAACAGCGGTGCAGATTGAAATGGGTATCCCAACTGATTGATCCAGCGACGAACACATGGGATGAAGCCACTATTCGGGAGTACTGCCTCCCTCAAGATGCGGATGCTATCCTACAGCTCAAGCTGCCCCAGCGAAGGACGGACGACTTTGTGGCTTGGCTCCCAGAGGCCTCTGGTTTGTTTACTGTCAGAAGTGCATATCGACTAGGCATGCAGCCGAAGACGACCGCGCTAAGCAGAGGACAGTGCAGCGTGGAGCCGAGTGGTGAACGCAGCATTTGGAACCTGGTCTGGAAGACGCCTGTGCCGCAAAAAATTCGAGTTTTCGCATGGCGCCTTGCTACTGACTCTCTTGCGGTCGCCTCGAGTCTACACCGGCGCATTCCCCGTATATTGCCAATTTGCTCGGTATGTGGAGTGGAGGATGAGGATGCCTATCATTGCATGGTCCGCTGCACGCTGGCTCGGGCGCTTCGTGATGGAATGCGTGCCACCTGGTCGCTACCGTCAGAGGTTGAATTCCGGTATACGGGCAACAGTTGGTTTCttcacctccttgatggcgtgtcGAAGGACATGCGGGTTAAACTCCTATTCCTCTTTTGGCGAACCTGGCATCATCGGAATAATGTCATCCATGGCGACGGTAAGGCATCCATTGCGGCCTCAATTCCGTTCTTGCAGAGCTATGTCCTATCAGTGCATGGGGGTGCCCCAGAACCTGATCGCAAGGGgaagctatccatgcttcctccctgtAAGTCGACCCAAGCAACGATGGAGGCTCCTTCCAACTGGGCTGCCCCCGATGTGGGATGGGTGAAGGTGAATACTGATGCTGGCTGGTGCGCCGCAGATGCTACTGGAGGTGTGGGTGTTGTAGTCCGGGATGAGAAGGGCGCGGTCCTGTTCTCCGAATGGAAAACCATTGCAGGGTGCTCCAGCGCGGAGGAAGCTGAAGTGTTGGCCTGTCTCGACGGCCTCCGATACCTAGCTGCTCATCCACACCAGCGGGGGATCCTTGAAACTGATTGTGCTCGGGTTGTGGCTGTGCTTCTGTCGTCTGATGAAGATCGCTCGGCACACTGGTGTCTGTTCCAAGAGGCCAAGGCTCTGCTGAACATGAATAACCGAGTGGCGCATGAACTAGCGCAATTAGGCAAGCGTGAGTGTGGTGTGTTGCGTGATGCAGTCCCTTCCTGCGTGCTGGGAGTGCTCATGCTCGATTGTAAGAACATTGTTGCCTAATTAATAAAGCTCACCcaggtttaaaaaaaaaaacactcatAAAACACTATTTCATAAATATTACACCTCTCAACCTCTCAGATTGGTACAATTGAAATATCGGATCCGAACTCACCTCTCTTTATAAATTTAAGATCGCAAATCAAAAATCTACAAAGAATTCGAAAGCCTCCTCGGTCTAGTGAACAGTTAAAGCAAATGAAAACTTAAAATCTAAGGTCACAATTAGGTCACACGTCATCTGATCTCATAAACTTATTTAGTAAGGTGATACGCTGGTTGAATCATCTATCATAGTCTAAGTCCTAAGAGTTCTAAAGTTCTGTCTATGGTTCCTCCTCCTTTATTCCGTAAACTATATCGTAATCTATTCCATCGATGCCTCTCCTATCAGATCTGCTTCTCCATAGTCGACTTCCTCTCCTTTGAGTTTGTCGGTAGTTTCCTCCTCATTTTTATCGCACTCTAAGCAAGGGTGAAGAAATAATAGATTGAGTAAACAAGCGTACTCAAAAAGTTTTGAAGTGGTTGTCTGATGTATATAGTCGCGTGTGGATCATGAAATCCTAGACATGTGCAGGTTTATTTTAAGAAAAGGTAAGTTTTAGATTGTAAAAACTATGCCTGTTAGTTCCAAGGGTTATGAGaatttcatggagttccttttccGTCGCAATCATAGTTCTTTACCCAAAAACATGGAGTATCATGACACTTTCTATACACTCTTGAGAGGTGCACTATTTTCCCTACAAACGACTTATGCCTTGGTGCTCAATCAGGAGTATGTCCACGTTCACATAATCCAAAATGGTGTGTGTCCCAACTAAAAGACAAGTCAATCACTGCCCTTCTCCGTAACCCCGTATTCCACCCAGTATAATGAGTTTCAGTTGAGAAACCTACGCTCAATTACCATGCCTTCCACGATAACATAATTATCATTCCACAGCACGGAAAGGGACGTTTCGGGATCCCACCCTGATGAGTTTCACCCaaagaaaaaaatagcgcgctaacacaAATAGCGTGGGCTTTAGAAAAACGCTATAGACGCTATAACGTgctaatagcgtgctatttttcaaaatagcgTTTAACAAAAAAATATAAATCACAAACCATAGTTCACATTCACATTGTCCCGAATTAGAAGGATTGGAGGAGGGGAACGGAGGCACGGGGTGAAGGCGTGAAGGCGAAGCTAGGCGTGGCTGCTTACCACCGATTGACAGAGGAGAAGGGGGCGAAGCTGCGCCATCACGTCATCGCCTGCCGGGCAGAGTAGGTGACAAGGAGTTGGGGAGTGCGCGATCTGAGTTTCTTAGTCTAGCGTTGCCTGGATCAGGGATTTTGGATACACAAGTGGGTCAAAATGTGGAATGAGCTACTAAAAAAACCGAATAGCGAATAGCAAATAGCGCCAAATAGCGTGAAATAGCGCGTCTTTAGCGCGCATAGCGTCATAGCGTGCCTAGAATGCATAGCGTAGCGTTCAACTCCCAAATACGCTATAGCGCCGCTATTAGCGTGAAATAGCGCACTATTTTTTTCGTTGGTTTCACCACATAAACAACCCAACTAAATACCGAGGAATGTGAAAGGAAATAAGTTACAACT
Coding sequences within it:
- the LOC124682078 gene encoding uncharacterized protein LOC124682078 (The sequence of the model RefSeq protein was modified relative to this genomic sequence to represent the inferred CDS: added 180 bases not found in genome assembly): MSKQSSFSLLKKLRQEKPGTTRSGRAHIPTRRFGDSDDEGREDGLPPRGRGRRTTSEEVSLSQRRGGGLPPRGRGRGQERTLGQRTPTPSLSDVPSATGTETSEGEEGARGASPEDEEIEEDSEVQQEEIDEEEEAQAEDEDEEELEPQGSSKSIWTRGIAGLPKVPANDDEKTLIKPNNKDNWSFVGTRGRLPNGVLGVLLKKYWPGLYRLKPLDETCRDKKLALKWEDYEAAHDESFGTCANAVITNFWVFYKVPTEDSTKAGQVLVNAARKMVRQQRYDARIVAISHFYAEQGKRVLKKEIVAKGLTLSKEEFMGIAPKWVDGRDDGWAALVDLWVGEDAEFMAQSMKNRENRGKDGTHNAGNRSHDRYKAHQEQVHGKPLTMLGAWKMSHKKTKVDKPGEEQYYGKSGTYLQNYATAFKKLHGEDSHPLEEEVDETVVIVSGLGKRHGRHQILDGVIAPTTTLTQVRASSMSSSQLIPPRPRHGGSRRAFDVSSS